One window of Leguminivora glycinivorella isolate SPB_JAAS2020 chromosome 9, LegGlyc_1.1, whole genome shotgun sequence genomic DNA carries:
- the LOC125229535 gene encoding uncharacterized protein LOC125229535 isoform X1, which yields MADDDLKRLRAARGQSKAAITRMIAFKATAEAASSSDADPLLYQQKNDRLEKTFQEYKELNLEISLLDPADSERVEDFEEKYDLLKSFYAGVVNKALDASTSSVSQQPSFSSPGGCNASPFRLPPINLKVFAGEVGEYQSFISLFNSVIDADVKLKACEKLYYLKTYLSGEALALINYLPLTTESYPIAIDLLKQRYDNQKQVVNHHIVSILDLPPMQRASAGCIRNLVSATRQHLGALTNLNAPVSQWDLIVVAILQRKLDQYTLRAYHLENQGNNELPKLHDFLTFLEQRAAALESLGERTPSGRRSSLVASSVKVAKPLKSGINKCAFAGAAASPA from the exons ATGGCCGACGACGATCTCAAAAGGTTAAGAGCGGCCAGGGGACAATCAAAGGCGGCTATTACGAGGATGATTGCCTTTAAGGCGACAGCGGAGGCTGCTTCTAGCAGCGATGCGGACCCTCTGCTATACCAGCAGAAGAATGATAGGCTTGAAAAGACTTTTCAAGAATATAAGGAACTCAACCTTGAAATTTCATTGTTGGACCCTGCGGATTCCGAACGTGTTGAGGACTTCGAGGAGAAATATGATCTGCTCAAATCGTTCTATGCGGGTGTAGTAAACAAGGCATTGGACGCCTCTACGTCGAGCGTCTCACAGCAACCATCCTTTTCGTCTCCTGGAGGCTGTAATGCCTCGCCATTTAGGCTGCCTCCAATAAATCTAAAAGTGTTCGCGGGAGAGGTAGGTGAATACCAGAGTTTCATTTCACTCTTTAACAGCGTCATTGATGCAGATGTAAAATTGAAGGCTTGTGAAAAGCTATATTATTTGAAAACTTATTTAAGTGGAGAGGCCTTAGCGctaattaattatttacctCTCACAACTGAATCTTACCCCATTGCCATTGATCTTTTAAAGCAAAGGTATGATAATCAAAAGCAGGTAGTTAATCATCACATTGTGTCCATACTAGATTTACCGCCCATGCAAAGGGCATCTGCAGGATGCATAAGAAATTTGGTTTCAGCTACTAGGCAACATTTAGGTGCGCTAACAAATTTAAATGCCCCAGTTTCTCAGTGGGATTTAATTGTAGTTGCAATCTTGCAAAGGAAACTTGACCAATATACACTTAGGGCTTACCATTTGGAAAACCAAGGCAACAATGAATTACCAAAGTTACAtgattttttaacatttttagagcAACGGGCTGCTGCCTTGGAGTCCCTGGGAGAGCGGACGCCTTCAGGGCGCCGGTCTAGTTTAGTTGCAAGTAGTGTTAAAGTGGCCAAGCCGCTTAAGTCAGGTATAAACAAAT GCGCTTTTGCCGGAGCAGCTGCCAGCCCTGCCTAG
- the LOC125229535 gene encoding uncharacterized protein LOC125229535 isoform X2 codes for MADDDLKRLRAARGQSKAAITRMIAFKATAEAASSSDADPLLYQQKNDRLEKTFQEYKELNLEISLLDPADSERVEDFEEKYDLLKSFYAGVVNKALDASTSSVSQQPSFSSPGGCNASPFRLPPINLKVFAGESNGLLPWSPWESGRLQGAGLV; via the exons ATGGCCGACGACGATCTCAAAAGGTTAAGAGCGGCCAGGGGACAATCAAAGGCGGCTATTACGAGGATGATTGCCTTTAAGGCGACAGCGGAGGCTGCTTCTAGCAGCGATGCGGACCCTCTGCTATACCAGCAGAAGAATGATAGGCTTGAAAAGACTTTTCAAGAATATAAGGAACTCAACCTTGAAATTTCATTGTTGGACCCTGCGGATTCCGAACGTGTTGAGGACTTCGAGGAGAAATATGATCTGCTCAAATCGTTCTATGCGGGTGTAGTAAACAAGGCATTGGACGCCTCTACGTCGAGCGTCTCACAGCAACCATCCTTTTCGTCTCCTGGAGGCTGTAATGCCTCGCCATTTAGGCTGCCTCCAATAAATCTAAAAGTGTTCGCGGGAGAG agcAACGGGCTGCTGCCTTGGAGTCCCTGGGAGAGCGGACGCCTTCAGGGCGCCGGTCTAGTTTAG